From Nicotiana tabacum cultivar K326 chromosome 15, ASM71507v2, whole genome shotgun sequence, the proteins below share one genomic window:
- the LOC142169761 gene encoding uncharacterized protein LOC142169761 translates to MANLPVFIQYGGRWNVDNSFVDYNVDVYCKPVVVVDGTFLKSTYRRTLLIASTQDPTGSILPLAYAIVDSENNASWEWFFARFKDEFGEREGMCIVSDRHEGIENAAATLYPQLNDILFDIAKAYTVKKFDYHMAEVERIDKRVKYYLINVGYERWSRAHSTVNRTLTMTSNIAESINAVLKAARELLVLPLLEYIRQLIGRWNITNQKNAIESFTDLGKKYDTMLMDNLELSHRIKALQYMCSEGIFFVTTNDS, encoded by the exons ATGGCAAATTTACCAGTTTTTATTCAGTATGGTGGCCGATGGAATGTTGACAACAGTTTTGTAGATTACAATGTCGATGTT TATTGCAAACCAGTTGTTGTTGTAGATGGAACCTTTCTTAAATCGACATACAGAAGAACATTATTGATAGCATCCACACAAGATCCAACag GTAGTATCCTACCACTCGCATATGCCATAGTAGATTCAGAGAATAATGCTTCATGGGAATGGTTTTTCGCGAGGTTCAAGGATGAATTTggggaaagggagggaatgtgcaTAGTCTCGGACAGGCATGAAGGCATAGAAAATGCAGCGGCAACATTGTATCCACAA CTCAATGACATATTATTTGATATTGCCAAAGCATACACGGTTAAGAAGTTTGACTACCACATGGCAGAGGTGGAGAGAATTGATAAGAGGGTCAAATATTACTTAATCAACGTTGGGTATGAAAGATGGTCCAGAGCACATTCTACTGTCAACAGAACATTGACAATGACTTCAAACATAGCGGAGTCGATCAATGCAGTGCTCAAGGCTGCTAGGGAACTCCTAGTACTACCTTTGCTGGAGTACATAAGGCAATTGATCGGACGATGGAACATTACAAACCAAAAGAATGCAATAGAGTCATTTACTGATCTTGGGAAAAAATATGATACAATGCTGATGGACAATCTAGAATTGTCACATCGGATAAAG GCTCTCCAGTATATGTGTTCTGAGGGCATATTCTTTGTCACCACTAATGATAGTTGA